A stretch of Chanodichthys erythropterus isolate Z2021 chromosome 20, ASM2448905v1, whole genome shotgun sequence DNA encodes these proteins:
- the zgc:103759 gene encoding U8 snoRNA-decapping enzyme isoform X2, with protein sequence MAEQITREDALTREGFRHACHIMLYGDSSAKLFGKIPIKHIVLMQMRFDGLLGFPGGLVNPSKETLEAGLSRELHEEVGVAVPVGVDNHVSSCLSPSCPRLITHFYIKKMTESELKELERAAVTTATDHGLEVLGMVRVPLYFLKNGGGLPYFLSHSFISNSRAQLLSALQRCRLLSQGDLEKAVRQAEQMRRTHSDDPH encoded by the exons ATGGCGGAACAGATCACGAGAGAAGATGCATTGACACGGGAGGGCTTCAGACATGCCTGTCACATTATGCTGTACGGAGACTCTAGTGCCAAACTCTTCGGGAAAATCCCAATCAAACATATAGTACTG ATGCAGATGCGCTTTGATGGCTTGCTTGGTTTCCCAGGGGG TTTGGTGAACCCGTCTAAGGAGACGCTGGAGGCGGGGCTTAGCAGAGAGCTTCACGAGGAGGTGGGCGTGGCTGTGCCTGTGGGCGTGGACAATCACGTATCCTCCTGCCTTTCTCCATCCTGCCCTCGGCTCATCACACACTTCTACATCAAGAAGATGACAGAGTCAGAACTGAAAGAGCTTGAGAGAGCAGCTGTTACTACAGCCACAGACCATggtttagag GTATTGGGTATGGTCCGAGTCCCTCTCTACTTCCTGAAGAATGGAGGTGGTCTCCCCTATTTCCTGTCCCACTCGTTCATCAGCAACTCTCGGGCCCAGCTGCTCTCTGCCCTGCAACGCTGTAGGCTGCTGTCCCAGGGGGATCTGGAGAAGGCTGTGAGACAGGCTGAGCAGATGAGACGCACACACAGCGATGATCCGCACTGA
- the zgc:103759 gene encoding U8 snoRNA-decapping enzyme isoform X1: MAEQITREDALTREGFRHACHIMLYGDSSAKLFGKIPIKHIVLITVIQMQMRFDGLLGFPGGLVNPSKETLEAGLSRELHEEVGVAVPVGVDNHVSSCLSPSCPRLITHFYIKKMTESELKELERAAVTTATDHGLEVLGMVRVPLYFLKNGGGLPYFLSHSFISNSRAQLLSALQRCRLLSQGDLEKAVRQAEQMRRTHSDDPH, translated from the exons ATGGCGGAACAGATCACGAGAGAAGATGCATTGACACGGGAGGGCTTCAGACATGCCTGTCACATTATGCTGTACGGAGACTCTAGTGCCAAACTCTTCGGGAAAATCCCAATCAAACATATAGTACTG ATTACTGTTATTCAGATGCAGATGCGCTTTGATGGCTTGCTTGGTTTCCCAGGGGG TTTGGTGAACCCGTCTAAGGAGACGCTGGAGGCGGGGCTTAGCAGAGAGCTTCACGAGGAGGTGGGCGTGGCTGTGCCTGTGGGCGTGGACAATCACGTATCCTCCTGCCTTTCTCCATCCTGCCCTCGGCTCATCACACACTTCTACATCAAGAAGATGACAGAGTCAGAACTGAAAGAGCTTGAGAGAGCAGCTGTTACTACAGCCACAGACCATggtttagag GTATTGGGTATGGTCCGAGTCCCTCTCTACTTCCTGAAGAATGGAGGTGGTCTCCCCTATTTCCTGTCCCACTCGTTCATCAGCAACTCTCGGGCCCAGCTGCTCTCTGCCCTGCAACGCTGTAGGCTGCTGTCCCAGGGGGATCTGGAGAAGGCTGTGAGACAGGCTGAGCAGATGAGACGCACACACAGCGATGATCCGCACTGA
- the arhgap4b gene encoding SLIT-ROBO Rho GTPase-activating protein 3 isoform X2, with protein sequence MTSHGKLRKEKGSLAEYETQIKEVRGQLSEQLKILDAQVEVKTQQLQDLSEYLRRRGEIEAEYARSLEKLSEKFTVKTKRKEQLDLSVAQCWSVLLTQTRQESRDHSSLSELCGNTLTQRLSHCIEDTHRLAKRSKEVGLQMQDELLKVTTELQTALKTYHQYHIDCLAAEGKLKEATRLEEKQTGKSADLGLSQSGGQRRSSVKKMERLMEKRQGKVQETQLKCTKARNDYLLNLAAANASMNKYYLQDICTLIDCTDLGYHLSVSRVIRGYLSNRNRALQNMKNGLQQLDSAVTGLNQSQDRDALLQAHNTAFCLPFRFLYQPHEGDQVCEVSAEGQVRYELETRFQQLQSRLASVTLETDEVSKTLKATHSNLLESVCDDDCNPTPDASATPSVESTGDGTGAKPSLAKRRANQQDTETFYFTKVKEHVSGSSLISKLEAKHDLLKEAIQKAEAIDSDPSRMQPGRAMRVRKARPCSQYNHKLFSGDMLSFIQSSGQQIPLVVESCIRFINLHGLHHEGIFRVPGSQTEVNLIRDAFERGEDPLTDSESDIDSVAGVLKLYFRGLEKALFPEESFSQLMECVQMENMTEKVAQIKTIVSSFHKPVVIVMRYLFAFLHHVSQYSDENMMQPYNLAVCFGPSLLRGVEMGGDEVTLAPQINDLVKTMILHHENIFPGPSELPGPVYEKCMTLEQEYCEPITEEGEGEAEHLPSEDAELSFKQGDHLLLHSKASPDWWRGEIGGMRGLIPHKYISMVEGAERKERGKKEDSRGGSTGNLAEEQQQSEHSTRMRVNSDSASLPCRQRTGSGGSNIVGGSSGNVSPIRKLTLQVPEGRLILPPQSTAVGRQFSGHQERRHTLDSLRPVGGAAERQTVHIDKEVSRQMNSVFKELLSRQPPLEISGSSVPPSSPPTSVPSVPSAAARPPVKKGGFGLRSRGLFKPQDQQD encoded by the exons ATGACATCACATGGAAAACTGAGGAAGGAAAAGGGGAGTCTGGCGGAGTATGAGACTCAAATCAAAG AGGTGCGTGGTCAGCTATCGGAGCAGCTAAAAATCCTAGACGCGCAGGTGGAGGTCAAGACACAACAGCTGCAGGATCTTAGCGAGTACCTGCGCAGACGGGGGGAGATTGAGGCAGAATATGCCCGTTCTCTGGAGAAACTCAGCGAGAAGTTCACAGTGAAGACCAAGAG GAAGGAGCAGTTAGACCTGTCGGTGGCGCAGTGCTGGTCTGTTCTGCTGACCCAGACCAGGCAGGAGAGTAGAGATCACAGTTCACTGAGTGAGCTCTGTGGCAACACACTCACGCAGCGGCTTTCACACTGCATAGAGGACACACACCGCCTGGCAAAGCGG AGCAAGGAGGTGGGACTCCAGATGCAGGATGAGCTTTTGAAAGTCACCACAGAGCTGCAGACG GCTTTGAAAACTTATCATCAGTACCACATCGACTGTCTGGCTGCTGAAGGAAAGCTCAAAGAGGCCACACGACTGGAGGAGAAACAGACGGGCAAGTCAGCTGATCTCGGGCTCAGCCAATCAGGGGGGCAGAGGCGCAGCTCTGTGAAAAAAATGGAGAGACTGATGGAGAAG AGACAAGGGAAAGTACAGGAAACCCAGCTGAAATGCACTAAAGCTCGTAACGACTACTTGCTCAACTTGGCAGCAGCTAATGCCTCTATGAATAAGTACTATCTGCAGGATATTTGCACTCTGATTGAT TGCACAGATCTGGGGTACCACCTATCTGTGTCTCGGGTTATCCGCGGATACCTCTCCAACAGAAACCGAGCCCTCCAGAATATGAAAAATGGCCTTCAGCAGCTAGACTCAGCAGTGACTGGACTCAACCAGAGCCAAGATAGAGATGCTCTGCTTCAGGCCCACAACACAGCATTTTGTCTGCCCTTCCGCTTTCTGTACCAGCCCCATGAAGGAGACCAG GTGTGTGAGGTGAGCGCAGAAGGGCAGGTGAGGTATGAGCTTGAGACCAGATTCCAGCAGCTTCAGTCCAGACTGGCATCTGTTACCTTGGAAACTGATGAG GTCAGTAAGACACTTAAGGCAACACACTCAAACCTTCTGGAGAGCGTCTGTGACGATGATTGCAACCCCACACCGGACGCCTCCGCCACCCCATCAGTGGAGAGCACAGGTGACGGAACAGGAGCCAAACCCAGCCTCGCCAAACGCAGAGCCAATCAACAGGACACAGAGACCTTCTACTTCACA aaagtGAAGGAGCATGTAAGCGGCAGCTCTCTGATCTCGAAACTTGAAGCCAAGCATGACCTACTTAAAGAGGCCATACAGAAAG CTGAGGCCATTGATAGTGATCCCTCCAG AATGCAGCCTGGTAGGGCAATGCGTGTGCGGAAAGCCAGGCCCTGCTCCCAGTACAACCACAAACTCTTCTCTGGAGACATGCTCTCCTTCATTCAG AGCTCTGGGCAACAGATCCCCCTGGTGGTGGAGAGCTGCATTCGCTTCATCAATCTGCACG GTCTGCATCATGAAGGCATTTTTAGAGTTCCTGGATCGCAGACTGAAGTCAATCTTATCAGGGATGCCTTTGAAAGAG GAGAGGACCCACTCACCGACAGTGAGAGTGACATTGATTCAGTGGCAGGGGTTCTGAAATTGTATTTCAGAGGTCTAGAGAAAGCTCTGTTCCCCGAGGAGAGTTTTAGCCAGCTCATGGAGTGTGTCC AGATGGAGAACATGACAGAAAAAGTAGCGCAGATAAAGACGATAGTCTCTTCCTTCCACAAACCCGTCGTCATAGTAATGCGTTATCTCTTCGCCTTCCTTCACCA TGTCTCTCAGTACAGTGATGAGAACATGATGCAGCCGTATAACCTGGCTGTTTGCTTCGGCCCCAGTCTGCTCAGAGGGGTGGAGATGGGTGGTGATGAAGTGACCCTGGCACCTCAGATCAATGACCTTGTCAAGACCATGATCCTCCATCACGAGAACATTTTCCCAGGGCCATCCGAGCTCCCAGGCCCCGTCTATGAGAAATGCATGACTCTGGAGCAGGAGTACTG TGAACCCATCACAGAGGAGGGCGAGGGAGAAGCTGAACATCTTCCCAGTGAAGATG CCGAGCTGTCATTCAAGCAGGGTGACCACCTCCTACTACACAGCAAGGCCTCACCTGATTGGTGGAGAGGGGAAATAGGAGGAATGAGAGGCCTGATCCCCCATAAGTACATCAGTATGGTAGAGGG GGCGGAGCGTAAGGAACGAGGGAAGAAGGAAGACAGCAGAGGGGGAAGCACAGGAAACCTTGCAGAAGAACAGCAGCAGTCTGAACACAGCACCCG AATGAGAGTGAACAGTGACAGCGCTTCTTTGCCCTGCCGGCAGAGGACGGGCAGCGGAGGCAGCAATATAGTTGGAGGCAGCAGTGGGAATGTGAGCCCCATACGGAAGCTCACCCTGCAGGTGCCCGAGGGACGACTCATCCTTCCTCCTCAGTCAACTGCAGTTGGACGTCAATTCTCAGG TCATCAAGAGCGTAGGCACACTTTGGACAGTCTGAGGCCAGTAGGAGGAGcagcagagagacagacagtACATATCGACAAG GAGGTCAGTCGCCAGATGAACTCAGTGTTTAAGGAGCTGTTGTCCCGTCAACCTCCTCTGGAAATCTCGGGTTCGAGCGTTCCTCCCTCCTCTCCCCCTACATCTGTCCCTTCGGTTCCCTCCGCTGCCGCTCGACCTCCGGTGAAGAAGGGAGGCTTCGGCCTGCGCAGCAGAGGCCTCTTCAAA
- the arhgap4b gene encoding SLIT-ROBO Rho GTPase-activating protein 3 isoform X1 produces MTSHGKLRKEKGSLAEYETQIKEVRGQLSEQLKILDAQVEVKTQQLQDLSEYLRRRGEIEAEYARSLEKLSEKFTVKTKRKEQLDLSVAQCWSVLLTQTRQESRDHSSLSELCGNTLTQRLSHCIEDTHRLAKRSKEVGLQMQDELLKVTTELQTALKTYHQYHIDCLAAEGKLKEATRLEEKQTGKSADLGLSQSGGQRRSSVKKMERLMEKRQGKVQETQLKCTKARNDYLLNLAAANASMNKYYLQDICTLIDCTDLGYHLSVSRVIRGYLSNRNRALQNMKNGLQQLDSAVTGLNQSQDRDALLQAHNTAFCLPFRFLYQPHEGDQVCEVSAEGQVRYELETRFQQLQSRLASVTLETDEVSKTLKATHSNLLESVCDDDCNPTPDASATPSVESTGDGTGAKPSLAKRRANQQDTETFYFTKVKEHVSGSSLISKLEAKHDLLKEAIQKAEAIDSDPSRMQPGRAMRVRKARPCSQYNHKLFSGDMLSFIQSSGQQIPLVVESCIRFINLHGLHHEGIFRVPGSQTEVNLIRDAFERGEDPLTDSESDIDSVAGVLKLYFRGLEKALFPEESFSQLMECVQMENMTEKVAQIKTIVSSFHKPVVIVMRYLFAFLHHVSQYSDENMMQPYNLAVCFGPSLLRGVEMGGDEVTLAPQINDLVKTMILHHENIFPGPSELPGPVYEKCMTLEQEYCEPITEEGEGEAEHLPSEDECEAVAMFDYVARSAAELSFKQGDHLLLHSKASPDWWRGEIGGMRGLIPHKYISMVEGAERKERGKKEDSRGGSTGNLAEEQQQSEHSTRMRVNSDSASLPCRQRTGSGGSNIVGGSSGNVSPIRKLTLQVPEGRLILPPQSTAVGRQFSGHQERRHTLDSLRPVGGAAERQTVHIDKEVSRQMNSVFKELLSRQPPLEISGSSVPPSSPPTSVPSVPSAAARPPVKKGGFGLRSRGLFKPQDQQD; encoded by the exons ATGACATCACATGGAAAACTGAGGAAGGAAAAGGGGAGTCTGGCGGAGTATGAGACTCAAATCAAAG AGGTGCGTGGTCAGCTATCGGAGCAGCTAAAAATCCTAGACGCGCAGGTGGAGGTCAAGACACAACAGCTGCAGGATCTTAGCGAGTACCTGCGCAGACGGGGGGAGATTGAGGCAGAATATGCCCGTTCTCTGGAGAAACTCAGCGAGAAGTTCACAGTGAAGACCAAGAG GAAGGAGCAGTTAGACCTGTCGGTGGCGCAGTGCTGGTCTGTTCTGCTGACCCAGACCAGGCAGGAGAGTAGAGATCACAGTTCACTGAGTGAGCTCTGTGGCAACACACTCACGCAGCGGCTTTCACACTGCATAGAGGACACACACCGCCTGGCAAAGCGG AGCAAGGAGGTGGGACTCCAGATGCAGGATGAGCTTTTGAAAGTCACCACAGAGCTGCAGACG GCTTTGAAAACTTATCATCAGTACCACATCGACTGTCTGGCTGCTGAAGGAAAGCTCAAAGAGGCCACACGACTGGAGGAGAAACAGACGGGCAAGTCAGCTGATCTCGGGCTCAGCCAATCAGGGGGGCAGAGGCGCAGCTCTGTGAAAAAAATGGAGAGACTGATGGAGAAG AGACAAGGGAAAGTACAGGAAACCCAGCTGAAATGCACTAAAGCTCGTAACGACTACTTGCTCAACTTGGCAGCAGCTAATGCCTCTATGAATAAGTACTATCTGCAGGATATTTGCACTCTGATTGAT TGCACAGATCTGGGGTACCACCTATCTGTGTCTCGGGTTATCCGCGGATACCTCTCCAACAGAAACCGAGCCCTCCAGAATATGAAAAATGGCCTTCAGCAGCTAGACTCAGCAGTGACTGGACTCAACCAGAGCCAAGATAGAGATGCTCTGCTTCAGGCCCACAACACAGCATTTTGTCTGCCCTTCCGCTTTCTGTACCAGCCCCATGAAGGAGACCAG GTGTGTGAGGTGAGCGCAGAAGGGCAGGTGAGGTATGAGCTTGAGACCAGATTCCAGCAGCTTCAGTCCAGACTGGCATCTGTTACCTTGGAAACTGATGAG GTCAGTAAGACACTTAAGGCAACACACTCAAACCTTCTGGAGAGCGTCTGTGACGATGATTGCAACCCCACACCGGACGCCTCCGCCACCCCATCAGTGGAGAGCACAGGTGACGGAACAGGAGCCAAACCCAGCCTCGCCAAACGCAGAGCCAATCAACAGGACACAGAGACCTTCTACTTCACA aaagtGAAGGAGCATGTAAGCGGCAGCTCTCTGATCTCGAAACTTGAAGCCAAGCATGACCTACTTAAAGAGGCCATACAGAAAG CTGAGGCCATTGATAGTGATCCCTCCAG AATGCAGCCTGGTAGGGCAATGCGTGTGCGGAAAGCCAGGCCCTGCTCCCAGTACAACCACAAACTCTTCTCTGGAGACATGCTCTCCTTCATTCAG AGCTCTGGGCAACAGATCCCCCTGGTGGTGGAGAGCTGCATTCGCTTCATCAATCTGCACG GTCTGCATCATGAAGGCATTTTTAGAGTTCCTGGATCGCAGACTGAAGTCAATCTTATCAGGGATGCCTTTGAAAGAG GAGAGGACCCACTCACCGACAGTGAGAGTGACATTGATTCAGTGGCAGGGGTTCTGAAATTGTATTTCAGAGGTCTAGAGAAAGCTCTGTTCCCCGAGGAGAGTTTTAGCCAGCTCATGGAGTGTGTCC AGATGGAGAACATGACAGAAAAAGTAGCGCAGATAAAGACGATAGTCTCTTCCTTCCACAAACCCGTCGTCATAGTAATGCGTTATCTCTTCGCCTTCCTTCACCA TGTCTCTCAGTACAGTGATGAGAACATGATGCAGCCGTATAACCTGGCTGTTTGCTTCGGCCCCAGTCTGCTCAGAGGGGTGGAGATGGGTGGTGATGAAGTGACCCTGGCACCTCAGATCAATGACCTTGTCAAGACCATGATCCTCCATCACGAGAACATTTTCCCAGGGCCATCCGAGCTCCCAGGCCCCGTCTATGAGAAATGCATGACTCTGGAGCAGGAGTACTG TGAACCCATCACAGAGGAGGGCGAGGGAGAAGCTGAACATCTTCCCAGTGAAGATG AGTGCGAGGCTGTGGCCATGTTTGATTATGTTGCACGCTCTGCAGCCGAGCTGTCATTCAAGCAGGGTGACCACCTCCTACTACACAGCAAGGCCTCACCTGATTGGTGGAGAGGGGAAATAGGAGGAATGAGAGGCCTGATCCCCCATAAGTACATCAGTATGGTAGAGGG GGCGGAGCGTAAGGAACGAGGGAAGAAGGAAGACAGCAGAGGGGGAAGCACAGGAAACCTTGCAGAAGAACAGCAGCAGTCTGAACACAGCACCCG AATGAGAGTGAACAGTGACAGCGCTTCTTTGCCCTGCCGGCAGAGGACGGGCAGCGGAGGCAGCAATATAGTTGGAGGCAGCAGTGGGAATGTGAGCCCCATACGGAAGCTCACCCTGCAGGTGCCCGAGGGACGACTCATCCTTCCTCCTCAGTCAACTGCAGTTGGACGTCAATTCTCAGG TCATCAAGAGCGTAGGCACACTTTGGACAGTCTGAGGCCAGTAGGAGGAGcagcagagagacagacagtACATATCGACAAG GAGGTCAGTCGCCAGATGAACTCAGTGTTTAAGGAGCTGTTGTCCCGTCAACCTCCTCTGGAAATCTCGGGTTCGAGCGTTCCTCCCTCCTCTCCCCCTACATCTGTCCCTTCGGTTCCCTCCGCTGCCGCTCGACCTCCGGTGAAGAAGGGAGGCTTCGGCCTGCGCAGCAGAGGCCTCTTCAAA